CCTGCAGGTAGGCACGGGTGCCAAATAGTACCAGGCCGAGACGATCGCCTTTGCGCCGCTCGACAAAGTCGCCCACTACGGCCTTGACCGCGTCGATGCGCATGGCAGGGCGGCCGTTGATCACCATATCCGGGGTTTCCATACTGCCGGAAATATCGACCGCCACCAGTAGATCGCGCGCGCTGGTGGTCTGCGATATCGGTTCGCCGTACCACTGCGGGCGCGCTGCAGTGGTAACCAGCAATATCCAGATTACGGACAGCAGCAACAGGTTGCGCAGGTTGCCGGGACCACCGCCGCCGCGCTGGGACAGCTCTGCGTAGAAGGGCACTTTCAGGGCGCTGGATAACGGCCGTGCGCGCGGCATCAGGCGGCGCGCCAGTAACGGCAGTGGCAGCAGCACAAACACCCAGGGCCAGGCGAATTCAAACACCGGTCGCCTCCACTGCTGCCTGTGATTGTCGCGGGCGCTCCAGTTGGTGGGTTTCGACCCAGCGCAGCGCAAAGTCGCGCAGCGCCTCAGTGGCCTCGGGATCGGGGTGGTCGGTGCGGTACAGGTGCTCGAGTAGCGCGCTGCGCACGGCCGCCGGACAGTCGACCGCGGCGCTGCGGTGGAGGAAATTGAGCCAGCGCTCGCCGGTCAGGTTGCCGCAGTGGGCGCGTCCGAAGCTGGTGACCGCCACCCGCTTGAGGATTTCATTGATCTGTTGGGTCGCGTCGGCACGGTCGGTTTCCACGGCGCGCAGCAGCCTTGTGGCTTCGACCCGGTAGAGGTTGCGGGCGCGGCGCTGTCGGCGCCGCTGCATCCACAGCAGGCCTGCGGCGATCACTGCCAATACCAGAGCGGCCAGCGCCCACCAGCCCGGTGCCGGCGGCCACCAGCTGACGGGGGCCGGTTGGTGAATATCGTGCAGCTGCGCCAGCAGTTTCTGCTCCTGCGGTGACGGCTGCTGCGCCGGTTGGCTCTGTTGTCTGGGGAGTCCGGTCACCGTGTTGCCTCCCGCGCCGTGGCCGCATCCAATCGCGAACACTGGCCGTTCTTGCGCAGGGCTACGCGCGCGGCGCACTGTGAGGGGGGCGTCCATGTTACCGGTTGTACAATCGTCACTGCGTGCGCCTCCGGTGTTTCTGCTGGCGTGCGCCGTAGTAGGCCAGCAGCGCCGGTACCAGTGGCTGGGTGTTGTCGATATCCAGCAGCGGCAGCCGGTGACGGCGGCACAGCTGCTCCACTGCACGCCGCGCCTCGGCCTGGTGCTCGGCGAAATGTTCGCGCAGCGGCCGGTTGTCGCCGTTGAGGAAAGTGCGCTGCTGGCCATCGCTGACGGTCAGGGACTGCTGCGGAAGGTGCTGCTCGAGCGGATCGCTGACGCGCACTATCTGCACGTCGGCGTGGCGCGACAGCAGGTACAGGGGTTGTGCGCAGCTGTCGTCGAGATCGTGGCAGTCGCTGACCAGGAACAGGGCGCTGCCCGGGCGCGCGATGCGGCGTGCTTCCTCCAGCAGCAGCTTGAGCGATTGGCTACCGTTGGTGGCCACCGGGCTCTGCAGGGCGCCGGCGCGCTCGACCATGCCGTGAATCATCGCCAGTACCGAGTGGTGGCTACGGCGCGGGCGCACGGTTTCGATATCGTCATCGGTGAACAGCATGGCGCCGATCCGGTCGCTGTGCTGCAGGCCGGCCCAGCCGAGGGCCGCGGCGATACCGCTGGCCGCCACGGACTTGAACGCGCGGCGGCTGCCGAAAAACATCGGCGAGCGCAGGTCGAGCAGGATCACCACCGGACGCTCGCGTTCTTCCTGGTACAGCTTGGTGTGGGTCTTGCCGGTGCGTGCGGTTACGCGCCAGTCGATCGAGCGCACGTCGTCGCCGGGCTGGTAGTCGCGCACCTCTTCGAAGTTCATGCCGCGGCCGCGGTAGCGCGTCAGCAGGCCGCCGGCCTGGTTGCTTTTGGCCAGGCGCGGTTTGAACAGTTGCAGCTGGCGCGCGACATGGCGTAGTCGCACCAGTGGCTCCACCTGCGGATAGGCGCCGGATATTTCCAGTTCTGTAAGGGCGGTGTTGTCTGGCATGGTCACTGCGTAGGGTGCGCCGGGCGCACCGGAATACTCTGTTGATGCGCGCGGCGCACTCTACCTGGTTTTCGCTGCGGCTTAAATCGCCGGTACCTGCTGCAGCAGGCGCTGGATCACCTGGTCGGCGGTGACGCCGGCGGCCTCGGCCTCAAAGCTGAGCAGCAGGCGGTGGCGCAGGATATCCGGCGCCACGTCCATCACGTCGTCGGGGGTGACATAGTCGCGCCCGGAGAGCCAGGCGCGGGCGCGGGCGCAGCGATCCAGTGCAATCGTGGCGCGCGGGCTGGCGCCAAAATCTAGCCAGGACGCCAGCTCGCTGTCATACTTCGCCGGCTCCCGTGTAGCAATGACAAGTTGGACAGTATAGGTCTCCACCGCCTCGACCATCTGCATCTCCAGAATCTGCTGGCGGGCGCGGAAAATGATGTCCTGACTGATAATGTGGGAAGGGCGATTTTCGCCAAGGCTGGCCTCGGATCTGGCCAGGCGCAAAATTTTAGCTTCCGCCTCGGCACCGGGATAGGCAAGATTCACCTGCATGAGGAACCTATCCAATTGTGCCTCTGGCAGCGGATAAGTCCCTTCTTGTTCTATCGGGTTTTGTGTTGCCATCACCAGGAATAATTCCGGCAGCGGATAGGTTTTGCGGCCTACACTGATCTGCCGCTCCGCCATGGCTTCCAGCAGCGCCGACTGCACTTTGGCCGGCGCGCGGTTGATTTCATCGGCCAATACCAGGTTGTGGAACACGGGCCCGGGCTGAAAATGGAACTCTCCGGTCTCCGGTCGGTAGATATCGGTGCCGGTAATATCCGCCGGCAATAGATCCGGCGTAAATTGGACGCGATGGAAATCACCTTCAATAGCCTCACCCAGAGTCTTGATCGCCTTGGTTTTGGCGAGCCCCGGGGCGCCCTCCACCAGCAGGTGGCCGTCCGCCAGCAGGGCAATCAGGATCCGATTGACCAGGGTTTCCTGGCCGATGATCTGTTGTTCCAGCCACTCTCCCAGGGAGACCAACTGCTCCCGGATATTCTGGTTTGGTTCCATAGCGTTCGCGTCTGTCCTGTTACTGTCGCTTCTGATGAAAATGACCCTGCTTCCGTCGTGGGGTCGGGCGGCTATCTATCATCTTCTATATATAGTCGCCACCGCGGAGCGTGGGCGTGTTGATTTTAGCGGCGAGCCGCGGAGAGGCAAGCGCAAGGTAGTGTCAGACTCCGGGGGGTGGCACAAAGTTCCACGACCCCCGACAGCGGGCTGCGGCCCGCATCATATCGGATGACCGTTGGGCGAGCGCTCCGCGGTACTGCATGACAGTTTTGCGGGGCCATTGACCCCGTTGCATTAAAAATTGGATTTTGGAGGTTCTCCGTGAATATGGCGACGGTGATTACCGATAGCCGCGAGGAGTTGGTGGCGCAGGTCAGCGCGCTGATCCGCGAAAAGCTGGCGGGGGAGGCAGAGCCCGTGGTGGCGTTTGCCGAGCAGTTTCTGCACCAGTACCCGCTGGAGGATCTGGCCGGGCGACGGCTGGTGGATGTCTACGGCTGTATCTACAGCTGGTGGGACTTTATCCAGCAGCGTCCCGGCGACAAGCCCAAGGTGCGGGTATTCAACCCTCGCCTCGAGGACGATGGCTGGGAGTGCTCGCACACCGTGGTCGGCGTACTGCAGCGGGATATGCCGTTTCTGGTGGATTCGGTACGCATCGAGATCAACCGCCGTGATACGGTGATTCACTCGATCAAGAGTACGGTGATGCGGCTGCAGCGCGACAAGCGCGGGCGCCTCCAGCAGCTGTTTCCGCGGCACCTGGAAGTCGATGAGGAAGACAGCGCCATCTGCGGTGAAGCGTTGATCTACATCGAGGTCAACCTGGACACCTCCGCAAGGCACGCCGCCGATCTGGCGGCGGCACTCCAGGATGTCCTCGGCGAAGCCGAACTGGTGGTCGACGACTATGTGCCGATGTTGGATGCCTGCAGCGCGATCGAGGACCAGCTGCATATCGGCCTCGCCGGTGCGGGGCTCGACGAAACCGATCCCAATCTGCAGGAGGCCGCAGCCTTCCTGCAGTGGATGCGCGACGGCAACTACACCTTCCTCGGTTACCGCGAATATGAGTTCTCCCAGCAGGGAGAGAAGAAAGTTCTGCGCGAGGTGGATGAGCGCCGCCTGGGTATCTTCAAGAAACTCGAAGAGCCGGCCGAGCCGACCGCGGAAGCCGCCTTCAACGAGGGCAAGCAGCGCTTCTACCAGGGGCCCAACTTCCTCACCTTTGCCAAGTCTTCGGTGAAATCCCGCGTGCACCGCGCAGCCTATTCGGACTATGTCACCGTCAAGCGCTATTCGCCCGATGGTGAGGTGATCGGTGAGTCCGCGTTTATGGGCCTGTACACATCGCCGGTGTACACCGAGAGCCCGGTCAAGATCCCGATCATCCGTCGCAAGATGGCCTCGGTGCTGGAATCCAGCGGCCTGTCGCCGCACAGCCACGACGGCAAAGCGCTGCGCCGTATTCTGGATACCTTCCCGCGGGATGAACTGTTCCAGAGCAGCACCCAGGAGTTGTTCCATACCGTGATGGGTGTGCTCAGCATGAACGAGCGCGCGCATATCCGCCTGTTCATGCGCCGCGATCCATTCGGCAAGTTTGTTACCGCTACGGTGTATGTACCGCGGGAGCAGTTCAGCAGTAGCGTGCGCGAGGAGATCTGTGCGCATATAGCCAGGGCCATCAATGCCAAGGAATCCGATTTCACCACCTACTTTTCCGAATCCATCCTCGCCCGGGTGCACTTCGTGTTCCGCGTTTCCCCCAGCGAGCCGGTGGATATTGACGTAGCGCAGTTGGAGGCGCAGATAGTGGATATCACCCGCTCCTGGGAAGACGTTTTCCAGAAATCCCTGATCGAAAGTCACGGCGAGGAAGAGGGCAGCCGCCTCTACAGTATCTACGGGCGCGCCTTCCCGGCCGGCTATCGCGAAGACTTCGAACCCCGTATCGCCGTGCAGGACGTGGCCGCCATCCGCGACCTGGATGCAGACAACCGCGTGGCGATGAGCTTTTACCAGCCGGTGGGCGCGGCGCCGGGCAGCCTGCGCTTCAAGGTGTTTAATTGGGGCGCGGGCCTGACCCTGTCCGACGTGATCCCGGTGCTCGAGCACCTGGGCCTGCGCGTCATCGGCGAATACCCCTATGCGATCCGCCCGCACCGCGACACGGCCGTGTGGATGCATGAATTCCACCTCGAGTTCGGTCTGCCCACCCGCGTCGACGCCCAGGCTTCCCGTGGCCTGTTCCAGGATGCATTCGCGGCGATCTGGAGTGGTACCGCGGAGAGTGACGGCTTCAACCGCCTGGTGCTGGCCGCGCGCCTGAACTGGCGCGAGGTGTCGATGCTGCGCGCCTATGCCCGCTACCTGAAGCAGACCAAGTTCAGTGCCAGCCAGCCGTATATCGCCTCAACGCTCGCCAACCACGTGGAGATCACCCGCAACCTGGTAGCGCTGTTCCGTGCCATGTTTGATCCGCGTATCAGTGCCACCAAGAGCGACAGCAATACCCGGGTCGAGCGATTGATCAAGAAGATTCACGAGGGCCTGGATGCGGTCGACAACCTGAACGAAGACCAGGTGTTGCGCCGCTACCTGGAGCTGATCCTGGCCACGTTGCGGACCAACTATTTCCAGACCGGTGCCGGCGACCAGCCCAAGGATTACATCTCGATCAAATTCAGCCCGCGCAATATTCCCGGCATCCCCGAGCCGCGGCCGCAGTTCGAGATTTTCGTCTACTCGCCACGGGTCGAGGGCGTGCACCTGCGCGGCGGCAAGGTTGCCCGCGGCGGTTTGCGCTGGTCCGACCGCCTGGAGGATTTCCGCACCGAGATCCTCGGCCTGGTGAAGGCGCAGAACGTCAAGAACGCGGTCATCGTACCCGCCGGAGCCAAGGGCGGCTTCGTCGTGCGCAAGCCGCCGAAGGACGGCAGCCGCGAGGCAATGATGGAGGCGGGTATTGCCTGCTACCAGACGTTTATCCGCGGCCTGCTGGATATCACCGACAACCTCGAGGACGGTGCGGTTGTGCCGCCGGAGTTGGTCGTGCGCCGCGATGAAGACGATCCCTATCTGGTGGTGGCCGCGGACAAGGGGACGGCGACATTTTCCGATATCGCCAACGGCATTGCCGCCGAGTACGGTTTCTGGCTCGGTGACGCTTTCGCTTCCGGCGGCAGCCAGGGCTACGATCACAAGAAAATGGGTATTACCGCCCGCGGTGCCTGGGTATCGGTGCAGCGCCATTTCCGCGAAATGGGCGTCGATGTACAGGCCGAGGATTTCTCCGTGATTGGCATCGGCGATATGGCCGGCGATGTGTTCGGCAACGGCATGCTGTTGTCGGAACATATCTGCCTGAAGGCGGCGTTCAACCACCTGCATATCTTCGTTGATCCGAATCCAGATGCAGCGGCGAGTTTCGCCGAGCGCCAGCGCCTGTTCGAGATGCCGCGCTCATCCTGGACCGACTACAACAAGAAGCTGATCTCCAAAGGGGGCGGCATCTTCGAGCGCCGCGCCAAGTCGATCAAGATTACGCCGGAAATGAAGGCCGCCTTCGGTATCGAAGCCGACCAGCTCAACCCCAATGAACTGATCAGCGCACTGCTGCGCGCGCCGGTGGACCTGATCTGGAACGGTGGCATCGGCACCTATGTCAAGGCCAGCAGCGAGTCCCAGAGCGAAGTGGGGGACAAGTCCAACGACAACCTGCGCGTCGACGGCCGCGAGCTGCGCGCCCGGGTGTTCGGCGAGGGCGGCAACCTGGGCATGACCCAGCGCGGGCGCATCGAGTTCGCCCTGAACGGCGGCCGCTGTAACACCGACTTTATCGATAACGCCGGTGGCGTGGACTGCTCCGACCACGAGGTGAATATCAAGATTCTCCTCAACAAGGTGGTCGCCAACGGCGACCTCACCGACAAGCAGCGCAATCAGCTGCTGGAGGAGATGACTGATTCCGTCGCCGACCTGGTGTTGCATAACAACTACGACCAGACGCGCGCCTTGTCGATGGCGGAATACCAGGTGGGCGAACGCCTGGACGAATACCGCCGCACCATCAACGCGCTGGAGGGCGAAGGGCGCCTGAACCGCGCGCTGGAATTCATCCCCGACAACGAGCAGATCTCCGAGCGCCAGAACAAGGGCCAGAACCTGACCCGGCCGGAGCTGTCGGTGCTGATCTCCTACGTCAAGGTAAAGCTCAAAGAAGGGCTGTTGGCGGCAGAGATTACCGATAATGCGTACGTGCAGGAGTCGGTCGAGTCTGCCTTCCCGCAAGAACTGGTGGCCCGCTATCACGACATGGTTTACGACCACCCGCTGCGCCGCCAGATCGTCTCCACCCAGGTGGCCAACGAGATGGTCAACAACATGGGGATCACCTTTTACGACCGCATCAGCGGCGCCACCGGTGCCGATATCAATGCGGTGGCGGCCGCCTATATCAGCGCGCGCGATGTCTACCTGATGGACGAGTTCCAGGAGCAGGTGGCGGCGCTCGATTACAAGGTGCCGGCGAGTCTGCAGTTGGAGCTGACCAGCTCCATGATCGGCCGGGTGCGCCGCGCCAGCCGCTGGTTTGTGCGCAATCGCCGCGGCGAGCTGGATCCGGCGCACAACCGCGATATGTTCCAGGACTCGGTGCAGCGCGTGATCAAGGCGCTGCCGGACGTGTTGTCCGGCGAGCCGCTGCAGGAGTGGGAATCCCGCTACCGCAGCCTGCAGGAGGCCCAGGTGCCGGAGAAGATGGCGCTGCTGGCGGCGTCGCCGACTTATCTGTATTCCGCTCTCGGCATCTCCGAATCCGCCCATGTCAGTGCGCGGCCGGTGGAAGAGGTGGCCAGCATCTATTTCCGCCTGGCCGATACGCTCGACCTGCACTGGTTCGGCAACCGGATCATCGATCTGCCGGTGGAGAGCTTCTGGCAGGCCCAGGCGCGCGAGACCAGCATGGACGACCTCGATAACCAGCTGTCCAGCCTCGCGGTGAACATTCTGCGCCTGGCTGGCGACGCCGGACTGGATGTAGATGGCGCAATGCTGCGTTGGGGCGCTATCATGGCGCCCGCCATCCAGCGCTGGATCAGCCTGCTGACCGAATTGAAGGCGGCACCGGTGGGCGATTTCGCCATGTTCACCGTCGCCCTGCGCGAGCTGATGTACCTGGCCAACGCCACCGCCGACCGGGAATCGCTGGCGGAATAACGTCGCGCGGGCCGTTGCCCGCCCGGCCCCGATCTGCAGCAGCGGCCCACGGCCGCGACCGATAGCCGCTTTAGGCTAATCCGGATCGCGACCCTGGGCCGCTGCCGCAGGTGGGGCAACTGACTGAGGAATTGAGAGCACCCATGTATTCATATCTGCGCAAGGCCTTGTTTGCGCTGGACCCGGAAAGGGCCCACCACCTTACACTCGATGCCATCGGCGCGGCCGAGCGCCTCGGTTTGGCCTCACTGCTGGCCAAGCCGGTTGCCGATGACCCGGTCGAACTGATGGGCCTGACACTGCCGAATCCGGTGGGGCTGGCCGCCGGGCTGGATAAGAATGCCCAGGCCTTCAATGGCCTTGGTGCGCTGGGATTCGGTTTCGTCGAGGTGGGCACGGTGACGCCGCGACCGCAGCCGGGCAACCCGCAGCCGCGCCTGTTCCGCATCCCCGAAGCGGAAGCCATTGTCAATCGCATGGGCTTTAACAACGAGGGTGTCGACTATCTGGTGGCGCGGGTCAAGCGCCGTCGCTACAGCGGTGTACTGGGTATCAACGTGGGCAAGAATTTCGATACCCCGGTGGAGCGGGCCGCCGACGACTACTGCCTGTGCATGGAGAAGGTTTACCCCTACGCGGATTACATCACCGCCAATGTCTCCTCTCCCAACACCAAGGGCCTGCGCGACCTGCAGTTTGGCGACAGCCTCAACCGGCTGCTCGAGGCGATCAAGGAAAAGCAGCAAAAACTGGCTGCAGCCAGCGACCGCTATGTGCCGCTGGCAGTGAAGATCGCTCCGGATATGGACGCCGAGGCCATCGCGCAGATTGCCGAGGCACTGGTGGAATTCGGTATCGACGGCGTTATCGCCACCAACACCACCATCGACAAGTCTGCGGTGGCCGGGCTGCCCCACGGCGACGAAGCGGGCGGTCTGAGTGGCCGGCCACTGGCGAACCGCTCGACAGAAGTAATCGCGCAGCTGGCGGCACAGCTCAAGGGGCGCCTGCCGATTATCGGCGTCGGCGGTATCTTTGACGGCGAGAGCGCCGCGGAGAAGATTCGCGCGGGTGCCACGGCGGTACAGATCTATACGGGCTTCATCTATCGCGGACCGGAAGTGATTCGCGAGGCGGCTGAAGCCATCGCGTTGGAGCGCCGCCGCGGCACTGCCGGTTGACCCGGGGCCGCGGATACCCGGGCGGAGGTCAGATGGTGCTCCAGCCGTCCGGGTAGTGAATATTGGTGGATACCGTCCGGTAAATTTCCAGTTTTTGTGCCTTGGTGGTCTCGTCGAGTCCGTTCCAGTAATCCTCGCGTCCTTCGCGCCAGCCGTTGATCCATTCCTGGTGGGAATTGCCGTTGACAAACGGGCAACTGTCCTCGGCCTTGTTGTTCATGGCTGCCAGGTAGCCTTTGTAGAATGCTCTCTCGGTATGATTGCGTTTTTGGCGTTTCATATTATGCGGACCCTCTCGCACAGTTCGTATAGTAGTCGGCGGCGCCCGGCGCGTTGGTCTGGCGGGCCAGTCTTTGCCGGGCAGCGGTGGGATTGATGGGGTGTCGTCTCCTTTTTACGGCTTTCTTTACAAGCTTAGTGAAGATGACAATACGATTGCCACACTTTGTCAGCGCCGGATGCCGGTGCAGATGACAGAGTGCGCGCGCTGTGATGTTTTAATATGACAGCGCAGGCTGATAGAAGAATTGGGTATAGCCTGCGGGCAATACCCGGGATGCAGTGTCATCCAGTTGTTAGAGAAAACGGTTTTGTCTGATTCGAACGCTGAAAATCTCGAGTTCACCGCCACCTGTCCCAAGGGGCTGGAGGGCCTGCTGGCCGAAGAGCTGCGCGCGCTGGGCGCGCAGGATATGGCCGAGCAGCCGGCGGCGGTGCATTTCCGCGGCCCGCTGCTGCTGGCCTATCGCTGCTGCCTGTGGAGTCGCCTGGCCAACCGCATATTGCTGCGCCTCGCCCATCGCGGGATCGCCGATGCGGACGACCTGTACCGCGCGGTGGCGGCGCTGCCGTGGGAAGACCATATCAATCCCACCGGGCGCCTGTGGCTGCAGTTCTCCGGTACCAACCGCGCCATCCGCAACAGCCAGTTCGGCGCGCAGAAAGCCAAGGACGCGGTGGTGGACCGGTTGCGTGAGAAAACCGGTGCCCGCCCGGTGGTGGAAAAGCAAAACCCGGATCTGACCGTGGCCCTGCGGCTGCACCGGGACAAGCTGGATATCGCCATCGACCTGAGCGGTGACAGCCTGCACCGGCGCGGCTACCGCACGCATATCGGCGCCGCGCCACTGAAGGAAAACCTGGCGGCGGCGCTGCTGTTGCGCGCCGGCTGGCCGCAGATCGCCGCCGAGGGTGGGGCGCTGCTGGATCCGATGTGCGGTTCCGGCACCATCCTGATCGAGGGGGCGATGATGGCCGCGGATATCGCCCCCGGATTGCTACGTGACGGTTTCGGTTTCGAGCGCTGGCTCGGCCACCAGTCGGATATCTGGCTGCAGCTGCGCGAGGAGGCGCTGGAGCGCCGCCGCGCGGGGCTGGAGCGCGACTTGCCCGAAATCCGCGGCTATGACGCCGATGCCAAGGTGCTGTTTGCCGCGGAGGCGAATATCGCCCGCGCCGGCCTCGAGCGCCAGGTGCGGGTCAGCTGCCGGCCGGTTGCCGCCTTCAAGGTCCCCAGCCATCGTGAAATCAGGTCCGGCCTGGTGCTGACCAACCCGCCTTATGGCGAGCGTCTGGGCGAACAGGAAGCGCTGCGCGAAACCTACGCCGAGCTGGGGCGCCAGCTCAAGCAGGAGTTTCCCGGCTGGCTCGCCGGTATCTTTACCGGCAACCCGGAACTGGGCTTTGCCACCGGGCTGCGCTCGCACAAGCAGTACCAGCTGTACAACGGCAGTATTCCGAGTCAGCTGCTGCTGTTCCGCCTGCGCGAACACGCCGAGCAGGGCCGCGCAGAGACTGCGCCGAAGTTGTCCGCCGAGGCGCAGATGGTTGCCAACCGGTTGCGCAAGAACCTGCGCACCACCGGCAAGTGGGCGCAGAAAAATGACATCGACTGCTACCGCCTGTATGACGCCGACCTGCCGGAATACGCCGCCGCGGTCGACTTGTACCGCTCGGCGGAAGGCGTGTTGCACGCCCATGTACAGGAGTACCGCGCGCCTGCCAGCATTCCCGAGGACAAGGCGCGCGCGCGCCTGCGCGACCTGGTGCGCGCGCTGCGCGACGTGCTGGAAATTCCACCGGCGCGCATCAGCATCAAGGAGCGCCGCCGCCAGAGCCACAAGGGCGGCGGCCAGTACCAGAAGCGCGCCGAGGGCAAACCGGGTGGTGAGGAGTTCTGGGTGCGCGAATACGGCGCCGAGCTGGAAGTGAATCTGCGCGATTACCTGGATACCGGCCTGTTCCTGGATCACCGGCCGGTGCGCCAGTACCTGCGCGCGCACGCGCGGGGCAAGACCTTCCTGAACCTGTTCTGCTACACCGCGACCGCCACCGTGCAGGCGGCACTGGGTGGCTGCGCGCAAAGTACCAGCGTCGATATGTCGAAGACCTACCAGGCGTGGAGTGCGCGCAATTTCCGCCGCAACGGGCTCGATCCCTATCGCCACCAGCTGGTGGAGGCGGACTGCCTGCAGTGGCTCGAATCCGCGCAGCAGAACCGCCGCGGACACTACGACCTGATCTTCCTCGATCCGCCCAGTTTCTCCAATTCGGCCAAAATGCACGGTGTGCTGGATATCCAGCGGGACCATGGCAAGCTAATCCGCCAGTGTATGGCGTTACTGGCGCCGGGTGGTGAAATGGTGTTTTCCAACAATCTGCGCAGTTTCAAGATGGACGCGGATGTGCGAAGCGAGTTTGCCGTGGAGCGGCTGGAGATGCTGGACCGGGATTTCCAGCGCAATCCGAAGATTCACAATGTGTGGAAAATCCAGCGGTAAGCCACTGGCGCGCGCGGCGTATCGTGGCTTTGGGGCCTTGGTTATTTACCCTTGTCGATTTTCTGAAAATTGAGCAGCGGGTGCGCATGGCGCACCCGGTTTCGGTTTATTCGAGTTCCATCACTACGCGCAATCCCACTTCGGTGGACATGGTGTTTTCACTCAGTCCGGCGCGATAAGCGGAGGTGACCTTGCTCAACGGGTCGCGCATGGAGCCGCCGCGCACCGCGCGCAGATTACAGCCCTCGATTTCCACCGGGCGGCCGTCGCGGCGGTGTTTGCTGTAGTCGCCCAGGTAACAGTCTTCCACCCACTCGGCCACATTGCCCGCGGTATCGTAAAGGCCGTAGGGGTTGGCCTTGTAGTGACCGACCGGGGCGCTGGTGGCGGAGAAGAAACCATTGAACTCGCTGCCGCAGCCGCGGCGGCAGTTGGCGTGGCCACGGGGTTCCGCGTCGCCCCACCAGAAGGGTTTGCCAACGCCACCGCGGGCCGCGTATTCCCATTCCGCCTCGCTGGCCAGCCGGTAGTGTCGGCCAGTCTGCGCCGACAGCCAGCGCACATAATTCTGCGCGTCTTTCCAGCTGACGTTGATCACCGGCCGCTCCTTGCGTCCCCAACCCGCATCGCCGGGCAGGGCGGCGCCGGCGGCGTCGGCATAGCGGTCGTAGTCGGCGAAGGTGATTTCATGCGTGGAGATGGCAAAGGGTTCGGCGATCCGTACCCGGTGCGCTGGGCGCGCGGCCGAACGCTTGTTGTTGCCCATCAGGAAACTGCCGGCACCGATCACCACCATCTGCGGCCCGCGGCCGCCGGACTTTAACCGCGAGCGGATTTTCTTGCCGGGATAATAGGCCCGCTTCAAGTTGACCGGCACGGTCAGATCGCTGTCGTCGATTTCGATCCAGCGGCGCACCGGCGTGTAGCCGCGCTTGCTCACCAGCAGGTCGTAGCGGCCCGGTTCCAGTTCCATGCCCTGACTGTAGCGCGGGGTGATATTCATGATGCGCACCCGGGCGTCACTGGGACGAGCGCGGACTTTCAATTTGAACTGCGTCGGAGTTGCGGCCGCCGCAGCATCGTCGTCACTGTCGCTGTCGGCACTGCCCGGTGCATCTTTGCTGCCCTGCGGCTGTGCATCGTTCGCGTCGGATACTGCCACTGACTCGCCGGATTCAGCGGCGTCTGGTGTGTCCGAGTCATCCGCCGCGGTCCCAGGGGCGGCAGTGGAGGTCTCGGTGTCGGTCGCCAGTGGCTGCGCATCGGCTGCTGGGGCTTCCGCGGGCATTGTTTCCCGGGCCGCCGACGGCTGCGCAGTAGACGCTACCGTGTCGGCATTGGCGTCGGCGCCTGCCGTCTCGCTGTCCTTACTCGCAGGCAACAGCAGTTGGGCGGTAAAGTGGCTGGCGTTATCCAACACCGGATTGCCAGATTGCCACTGCAGTTTCTGGCTGACCAGGCTGAACAGCAGCCAGCAGAACAGCAGGGATCCCGTCAGCAGACTGCCAAACAGCCATTGGCGCCGCTTGCGCTGGGGCGCCTGCTGGATCACCTGGTGAATGCGCATGATGGTCGCCTGCTCG
This region of Microbulbifer sp. SAOS-129_SWC genomic DNA includes:
- the rlmKL gene encoding bifunctional 23S rRNA (guanine(2069)-N(7))-methyltransferase RlmK/23S rRNA (guanine(2445)-N(2))-methyltransferase RlmL — encoded protein: MSDSNAENLEFTATCPKGLEGLLAEELRALGAQDMAEQPAAVHFRGPLLLAYRCCLWSRLANRILLRLAHRGIADADDLYRAVAALPWEDHINPTGRLWLQFSGTNRAIRNSQFGAQKAKDAVVDRLREKTGARPVVEKQNPDLTVALRLHRDKLDIAIDLSGDSLHRRGYRTHIGAAPLKENLAAALLLRAGWPQIAAEGGALLDPMCGSGTILIEGAMMAADIAPGLLRDGFGFERWLGHQSDIWLQLREEALERRRAGLERDLPEIRGYDADAKVLFAAEANIARAGLERQVRVSCRPVAAFKVPSHREIRSGLVLTNPPYGERLGEQEALRETYAELGRQLKQEFPGWLAGIFTGNPELGFATGLRSHKQYQLYNGSIPSQLLLFRLREHAEQGRAETAPKLSAEAQMVANRLRKNLRTTGKWAQKNDIDCYRLYDADLPEYAAAVDLYRSAEGVLHAHVQEYRAPASIPEDKARARLRDLVRALRDVLEIPPARISIKERRRQSHKGGGQYQKRAEGKPGGEEFWVREYGAELEVNLRDYLDTGLFLDHRPVRQYLRAHARGKTFLNLFCYTATATVQAALGGCAQSTSVDMSKTYQAWSARNFRRNGLDPYRHQLVEADCLQWLESAQQNRRGHYDLIFLDPPSFSNSAKMHGVLDIQRDHGKLIRQCMALLAPGGEMVFSNNLRSFKMDADVRSEFAVERLEMLDRDFQRNPKIHNVWKIQR
- a CDS encoding SUMF1/EgtB/PvdO family nonheme iron enzyme gives rise to the protein MEVVTSSTSLEIPGYRILKKINQGGMSTVYLATQRSVGRQVALKVMSPVLNADPVFSERFQREANIVGQLSHPNIVGIHDIGRYRSLNYIAMDYMPGGSVADRMAKGVMEPLEALNVTRQIALALDHAHGKGYVHRDLKPENILFREDGSAVLTDFGVARAVARTTRMTNTGMVVGTPHYMSPEQARGAAIDGRADLYSLGVVFYEMVTSAVPYQADEAVAIAIKHLTDPIPRLPARHSLYQSLIDRFLDKDPEQRFQRGLDVVDAIDQLLAALAGKPPTQPTQLNNTSVRVSSLLRALVMTLYGTVSDQLIRAWARWRDKPLDDKHPRTEQATIMRIHQVIQQAPQRKRRQWLFGSLLTGSLLFCWLLFSLVSQKLQWQSGNPVLDNASHFTAQLLLPASKDSETAGADANADTVASTAQPSAARETMPAEAPAADAQPLATDTETSTAAPGTAADDSDTPDAAESGESVAVSDANDAQPQGSKDAPGSADSDSDDDAAAAATPTQFKLKVRARPSDARVRIMNITPRYSQGMELEPGRYDLLVSKRGYTPVRRWIEIDDSDLTVPVNLKRAYYPGKKIRSRLKSGGRGPQMVVIGAGSFLMGNNKRSAARPAHRVRIAEPFAISTHEITFADYDRYADAAGAALPGDAGWGRKERPVINVSWKDAQNYVRWLSAQTGRHYRLASEAEWEYAARGGVGKPFWWGDAEPRGHANCRRGCGSEFNGFFSATSAPVGHYKANPYGLYDTAGNVAEWVEDCYLGDYSKHRRDGRPVEIEGCNLRAVRGGSMRDPLSKVTSAYRAGLSENTMSTEVGLRVVMELE